One Gammaproteobacteria bacterium DNA segment encodes these proteins:
- a CDS encoding putative O-glycosylation ligase, exosortase A system-associated yields MRDLFIAAVVFGALPFILKRTYIGVLVWSWIGYMNPHRLAYGFAYSFPWAQVVALATLVSLLINREEKKFPITGLTVVWLLFLVWMGITTVMAAYPDQAFDQLIKVAKIQLITLITVLVMYKPERIQMLVWTIALSIGFYGIKGGVFTIATAGAHRVWGPEGSFIWGNNEIALALLMVLPLFYFMRDMVENKWLRQGLLLCMLLMAVSAIGSQSRGALLAGFSVLFFFWLKSQSKFLTGIAGVTLTVLVFLFMPQSWHDRMGTIQTYQEDRSAMGRISHWEAAVNLANDRLFGGGYDALLRSDMFYRYANDPTYHVDAHSIYFEVLGDHGWIGLALFLLLGYIAFRTAGRLIRVTRGVEELSWVNTLARMLQVSLVAYATGGAFLGLAYFDLFYHIVAILVLLRLHVDTCLAEHDVEPTRREELVY; encoded by the coding sequence ATGCGCGACCTGTTTATCGCCGCGGTAGTGTTTGGCGCTTTGCCCTTCATCCTGAAACGTACCTACATCGGCGTGCTGGTTTGGTCGTGGATCGGCTACATGAACCCCCATCGCCTGGCCTACGGCTTCGCCTACAGCTTCCCCTGGGCCCAGGTGGTGGCGTTGGCCACCCTGGTCAGCCTGCTGATAAACCGGGAGGAGAAGAAGTTTCCCATCACCGGCCTCACGGTGGTGTGGCTGCTGTTCCTGGTGTGGATGGGTATCACCACGGTGATGGCCGCGTATCCCGACCAGGCCTTCGACCAGCTAATCAAGGTGGCGAAGATTCAGTTGATCACGTTGATCACGGTGCTGGTCATGTACAAACCCGAGCGCATACAGATGCTGGTGTGGACCATTGCACTCTCCATCGGCTTCTACGGCATCAAGGGCGGCGTCTTCACTATCGCCACCGCCGGCGCTCACCGGGTATGGGGGCCGGAGGGGTCGTTCATCTGGGGCAACAACGAGATAGCCTTGGCCCTGTTGATGGTGCTCCCGCTTTTCTATTTCATGCGGGACATGGTGGAGAACAAGTGGCTGCGCCAGGGTCTGTTGCTGTGCATGCTGTTGATGGCGGTCTCCGCCATCGGCTCCCAGTCCCGGGGTGCCCTCCTGGCAGGGTTTTCGGTGTTGTTCTTTTTCTGGCTGAAGAGCCAGAGCAAGTTTCTCACCGGCATCGCCGGCGTAACGCTGACGGTGCTGGTGTTTCTGTTCATGCCCCAGAGTTGGCACGACCGCATGGGCACCATCCAGACCTACCAGGAGGACCGGTCGGCCATGGGCCGCATCAGCCACTGGGAGGCGGCCGTTAACCTGGCCAATGACCGTTTGTTCGGCGGCGGCTATGATGCCCTCTTACGTAGCGATATGTTTTACCGCTACGCTAACGACCCCACTTACCATGTGGACGCTCATTCCATTTACTTCGAAGTGCTGGGGGACCACGGCTGGATTGGCCTGGCCCTGTTCCTGCTCCTGGGATACATCGCCTTCCGAACGGCGGGGCGGCTGATCCGGGTGACCCGCGGGGTCGAGGAACTGAGCTGGGTGAATACCCTGGCGCGGATGCTTCAGGTCAGTCTGGTCGCGTACGCCACCGGCGGCGCTTTCCTGGGCCTGGCCTATTTCGATCTGTTTTACCATATTGTGGCGATACTGGTGCTGTTGCGCCTGCACGTGGATACTTGCCTGGCAGAGCACGATGTCGAGCCGACGCGACGTGAGGAATTGGTCTATTGA
- a CDS encoding XrtA/PEP-CTERM system amidotransferase — protein MCGIVGIFDTRGRRDIDRELLHRMNESQHHRGPDEGGLHTEPGVGLGHRRLSIIDLSSGQQPLYNEDETVVVVYNGEIYNFPDLTAELLAAGHTFRTHCDTEVIVHAWEEWGEDCVKRFRGMFAFALWDRNRERLFLARDRLGIKPLYYALLPDGQLIFGSELKALTCHPGLPRDMEPRAVEDYFALGYIPEPLTIFRQALKLPPGHTLAVARGGPVGEPREYWDVAFNEGAVGGEQEVGEELVERLREAVRIRLVSEVPLGAFLSGGVDSSAVVALMAQVSTGEPVKTCSIGFDTAAFNETEFAAQVAARYHTDHYVEQVGTDDYDLIDRLAELYDEPFADSSAIPTYRVCELARRKVTVALSGDGGDENLAGYRRYRWHMHEERLRNLFPAAVRRPVFGLLGAAYPKLDWAPRVLRGKSTFQALARDALEGYYHNFTLLPDALRAQMFSPALRRELGGYGAIEVFRRHARTAPDDTLSMVQYLDLKTYLPGDILTKVDRASMAHALEVRVPILDHLFVEWLAGLPSGIKLRGNEGKYIFKKALEPHLPRDVLYRPKMGFAVPLAEWFRGPLRQRVQEALLGPALQESGYFNMEFIHWMMDRHQRGLRDFSAAIWSLLMFEAFLRRHGANAI, from the coding sequence ATGTGTGGCATCGTCGGCATCTTCGACACTCGGGGCAGGCGCGATATCGATCGCGAGCTGCTGCACCGTATGAACGAGAGCCAGCACCACCGGGGGCCCGACGAGGGTGGCCTGCATACGGAGCCCGGGGTGGGCCTCGGCCACCGGCGCCTGTCCATCATCGATCTGTCCAGCGGCCAGCAGCCCCTGTACAACGAGGACGAGACCGTCGTGGTGGTCTACAACGGCGAGATCTACAACTTCCCCGACCTCACCGCAGAACTCCTCGCCGCCGGCCATACCTTCCGCACCCACTGCGACACCGAGGTCATCGTCCATGCCTGGGAGGAATGGGGCGAGGATTGCGTCAAGCGCTTCCGAGGCATGTTCGCCTTCGCCCTGTGGGACCGTAACCGCGAACGGCTCTTCCTCGCCCGGGACCGGCTGGGCATCAAACCGTTGTATTACGCCCTGCTGCCCGACGGCCAGTTGATATTCGGCTCCGAGCTCAAGGCCCTGACGTGCCATCCCGGGTTGCCCCGCGATATGGAGCCCCGGGCGGTGGAGGACTATTTCGCCCTGGGCTACATCCCCGAGCCCCTCACCATATTCCGCCAGGCCCTGAAGCTGCCGCCGGGCCACACCCTGGCCGTCGCCCGCGGCGGGCCCGTGGGGGAGCCGCGGGAATACTGGGACGTCGCCTTCAACGAGGGCGCGGTGGGCGGCGAACAGGAGGTGGGCGAGGAACTGGTGGAGCGGCTGCGGGAGGCCGTGCGCATCCGCCTCGTCTCCGAGGTGCCCCTGGGTGCTTTCCTCTCCGGCGGGGTGGATTCCAGCGCCGTGGTGGCCCTGATGGCCCAGGTATCCACGGGTGAGCCCGTCAAGACCTGCTCCATCGGCTTCGACACCGCCGCCTTCAACGAGACCGAATTCGCCGCCCAGGTGGCCGCGCGCTATCACACCGACCACTACGTGGAGCAGGTGGGTACGGACGACTACGACCTCATCGACCGCCTCGCCGAGCTCTACGACGAGCCCTTCGCCGACAGCTCCGCCATTCCCACCTACCGGGTTTGCGAACTGGCCAGGCGCAAGGTCACGGTGGCCCTGTCCGGCGATGGCGGCGACGAGAACCTGGCGGGTTACCGGCGCTATCGCTGGCACATGCACGAGGAGCGCCTGCGGAACCTGTTCCCCGCTGCCGTCAGGCGACCCGTGTTCGGCCTGCTCGGGGCGGCCTACCCCAAGCTGGACTGGGCGCCCCGCGTGCTGCGGGGCAAGTCCACCTTCCAGGCCCTGGCCCGGGACGCACTGGAGGGCTACTACCACAATTTCACCCTGCTGCCGGACGCCTTGCGGGCGCAGATGTTCAGCCCGGCGTTGCGGCGGGAACTGGGCGGCTACGGGGCCATCGAAGTGTTTCGCCGCCACGCCCGCACGGCGCCCGATGATACCCTCTCCATGGTGCAGTACCTGGATCTCAAGACCTATCTGCCGGGGGATATCCTGACCAAGGTGGACCGCGCCAGCATGGCCCACGCCCTCGAGGTGCGCGTCCCCATCCTCGACCACCTGTTCGTGGAATGGCTGGCGGGCCTGCCGTCGGGCATCAAGCTGCGGGGCAACGAGGGCAAATACATCTTCAAGAAGGCCCTCGAACCCCATCTGCCCCGGGACGTGCTGTACCGCCCCAAGATGGGCTTCGCCGTGCCCCTGGCCGAGTGGTTCCGCGGGCCCCTGCGCCAACGGGTGCAGGAGGCCCTGCTGGGCCCGGCGCTGCAGGAGTCCGGCTATTTCAACATGGAGTTCATTCACTGGATGATGGACCGGCATCAGCGCGGCCTGCGGGACTTCAGTGCCGCCATCTGGTCGCTGCTCATGTTCGAGGCCTTCCTGCGTCGTCACGGCGCGAATGCAATCTGA
- a CDS encoding glycosyltransferase family 2 protein yields the protein MKLIVQIPCFNEEHTLPQTVADIPREIPGIDRVEVLIIDDGSVDRTTEVARAIGVDHIIVNRRNWGLARTFRRGLEECLKRGADIIVNTDGDNQYFGQDIPKLVKPILEGTADLVIGDRETGKIAHFSPVKKFLQWLGSGIVRKLAGIWVPDTVSGFRAFSREAAIRLNVVSSFSYTIETVIQAGKRDIAVTSVPVRTNPKTRESRLFKGIGSFITRQVSTIVRMYAMYQPLKVFFVIGTTLTALGLVPILRFVYFYFTEGGAGHIQSLVLGGVLVLMGFIAYMAGLVADLISFNRQLLEMTLERLKRQELGMQGPGRAPETGDERKDAEAGSR from the coding sequence ATGAAGCTGATCGTCCAGATTCCCTGTTTCAACGAGGAGCACACCCTGCCCCAGACCGTGGCCGACATCCCCAGGGAGATTCCAGGCATCGACCGGGTGGAGGTGCTGATCATCGATGACGGCAGCGTGGACCGCACCACGGAGGTGGCCCGGGCGATCGGCGTGGACCACATCATCGTCAATCGGCGCAACTGGGGGCTCGCGCGGACCTTCCGGCGGGGCTTGGAGGAGTGCCTCAAGCGGGGCGCGGATATCATCGTCAACACCGACGGCGACAACCAGTACTTCGGCCAGGATATCCCCAAGCTGGTAAAGCCCATCCTGGAGGGCACTGCGGATCTGGTTATCGGCGACCGGGAGACCGGCAAGATTGCCCACTTTTCGCCTGTGAAGAAATTCCTGCAATGGCTCGGCAGCGGCATCGTGCGCAAGCTGGCGGGCATCTGGGTGCCGGACACCGTGAGCGGCTTCCGGGCCTTCTCTCGGGAGGCCGCCATCCGGCTCAACGTCGTGTCGTCCTTCAGCTACACCATCGAGACGGTCATCCAGGCCGGTAAGCGCGACATCGCCGTGACCTCCGTGCCCGTGCGCACGAACCCCAAGACTCGGGAATCACGCCTTTTCAAGGGTATCGGCTCGTTCATCACCCGCCAAGTGAGCACCATCGTACGCATGTACGCCATGTACCAGCCGCTCAAGGTGTTTTTTGTCATTGGCACCACCCTGACAGCGCTTGGCTTGGTGCCTATCCTGCGCTTCGTCTACTTCTACTTCACCGAAGGCGGCGCGGGTCACATCCAGTCCCTGGTTCTGGGGGGCGTACTGGTACTGATGGGTTTCATCGCCTATATGGCCGGCCTGGTGGCGGACCTGATCTCCTTCAACCGCCAGTTGCTGGAGATGACCCTGGAGCGGTTGAAGCGGCAGGAGTTGGGCATGCAAGGCCCGGGCAGGGCACCGGAAACCGGCGATGAGCGCAAGGATGCGGAAGCGGGATCGCGATAG
- a CDS encoding AMP-binding protein, with translation MTASLYTHLVSGALFPLHERLKGHTSVAKRRALEQSQWWPTERILAAQQQKLAAFMARIARDVPYYAKVFRDAGLAPDAIRTPADLARLPFLTKADIRAHGEDLRAAGAAPLRRLNTGGSSGEPLVFFVGPERISHDVAAKWRATRWWGVDIGDPEIVLWGSPIEVNAQDRVRALRDAVLRTRLLPAFDLSPDSIDGFLDTIASVRPPMLFGYPSAFALMARQAEASGRDLSGLGIRVAFVTSERLYDDQRQVIERVFGCPVANGYGGRDAGFIAHQCPAGGMHVMAEDIVLEVIDPDGRPLPPGHSGELVVTHLATGDYPFVRYRTGDVGVLGTAPCPCGRGLPLLERIEGRTTDFIVAQDGTPMHGLALIYVVRDLPHVESFKIVQESRERVEVFIVPGPGYSHDTARPIQEGFRARLGQGVEVQVTVVEDIPREKSGKFRYVVSHAQ, from the coding sequence ATGACCGCCAGCCTCTACACCCACCTGGTCTCCGGCGCCCTGTTCCCACTGCACGAGCGCCTCAAGGGCCACACCAGCGTGGCCAAACGGCGTGCTCTGGAGCAAAGCCAGTGGTGGCCGACGGAGCGGATCCTCGCGGCCCAGCAGCAAAAGCTCGCTGCCTTCATGGCGCGCATCGCCAGAGACGTGCCTTATTACGCCAAAGTATTCCGCGACGCGGGCCTCGCGCCCGACGCCATCCGGACCCCGGCAGACCTGGCCCGCCTGCCGTTCCTGACCAAGGCCGACATCCGCGCCCACGGCGAGGACCTGCGCGCCGCCGGTGCCGCCCCCCTCAGGCGTCTCAACACCGGCGGGTCCAGCGGCGAGCCTCTGGTGTTTTTCGTGGGGCCGGAACGGATCAGCCACGACGTGGCAGCCAAGTGGCGTGCCACCCGCTGGTGGGGGGTGGACATCGGCGACCCCGAAATCGTGCTTTGGGGCTCCCCCATCGAGGTCAACGCCCAGGACCGGGTGCGCGCCCTGCGCGATGCCGTCCTGCGCACCCGCCTGCTGCCCGCTTTCGACCTGTCCCCGGACAGCATCGACGGCTTTCTGGACACCATCGCGTCGGTGCGCCCCCCCATGCTGTTCGGTTACCCGTCGGCCTTCGCCCTCATGGCCCGCCAGGCCGAGGCCAGCGGCCGCGACCTGTCCGGGCTCGGCATCCGTGTCGCCTTCGTTACCTCCGAGCGCCTCTATGACGACCAGCGCCAGGTCATCGAGCGGGTCTTCGGATGCCCCGTGGCCAATGGCTACGGCGGCCGGGACGCCGGTTTCATCGCCCACCAGTGCCCGGCGGGAGGCATGCACGTGATGGCCGAGGATATCGTCCTGGAGGTCATCGACCCGGACGGCCGGCCGCTACCCCCGGGGCACTCGGGAGAACTGGTGGTCACCCACCTCGCTACCGGCGACTACCCCTTCGTCCGCTACCGTACCGGGGACGTGGGGGTCCTGGGCACCGCCCCCTGCCCGTGCGGGCGGGGCCTGCCCCTGCTGGAGCGCATCGAGGGGCGGACCACGGACTTCATCGTCGCCCAGGATGGTACCCCGATGCACGGCCTCGCCCTCATCTACGTGGTGCGCGACCTGCCCCACGTCGAGTCCTTCAAGATCGTCCAGGAGAGCCGCGAGCGGGTGGAGGTCTTCATCGTGCCGGGCCCGGGCTACAGTCACGACACCGCCCGGCCGATACAAGAGGGGTTCCGGGCGCGCCTGGGGCAGGGTGTTGAAGTCCAGGTCACGGTGGTCGAAGACATCCCGCGGGAGAAATCCGGAAAGTTCCGCTACGTGGTGAGTCATGCGCAGTAA
- a CDS encoding TIGR04063 family PEP-CTERM/XrtA system glycosyltransferase: MARFLDRGSPPVNQAHHYKVLHVLDHSVPLHSGYTFRTLAILRGQRALGWETCHITSPKQNAGELLEEEAEGLHFYRTPAAQGPLARLPVANQWAVVDRLARRLDQVIPREKPDLLHAHSPALNGLAALRAGRRHGLPVVYECRAFWEDAAVDHGTSREDGLRYRLTRALETRVFRQADAVTTICEGLKGDIVARGLPDAKVTVIPNAVDIERFSMDRERDGELAAGLGLDGATVIGFIGSFYAYEGLPLLLEALPRITRAIPDVHVLLVGGGPQNETLRAMAAAPELAGKVTFTGRVPHDQVGRYYDLVDIFVYPRLSMRLTDLVTPLKPLEAMAQGRLVVASDVGGHRELIRDGDNGGLFRAGDPESLAAAVADLTGRRETWPEMAARARHFVEAERSWPVSVARYPQVYAAARFGSAEEVDP, translated from the coding sequence TTGGCTCGGTTTCTGGATCGTGGGTCGCCACCGGTGAACCAGGCGCATCATTACAAGGTTCTCCACGTCCTTGACCACTCGGTCCCCCTGCACAGCGGGTACACCTTCCGCACCCTCGCCATCCTGCGGGGCCAGCGGGCGCTGGGCTGGGAGACCTGTCACATCACCAGTCCCAAACAGAATGCCGGGGAACTGCTGGAGGAGGAGGCCGAGGGGCTGCACTTCTACCGCACCCCGGCGGCCCAAGGCCCCCTGGCCCGCCTGCCGGTGGCCAACCAGTGGGCGGTGGTGGACCGATTGGCCCGGCGCCTGGACCAGGTGATCCCCCGGGAGAAGCCCGACCTGCTCCATGCCCACTCCCCGGCCTTGAACGGTCTCGCAGCCCTGCGTGCCGGACGGCGCCATGGCCTGCCGGTGGTCTACGAGTGCCGCGCCTTCTGGGAGGACGCCGCGGTGGACCATGGCACCAGCCGCGAGGACGGGCTGCGCTACCGCCTCACCCGGGCCCTGGAGACGCGGGTGTTCCGCCAGGCCGACGCCGTCACTACCATCTGCGAGGGTCTCAAGGGGGACATCGTCGCCCGCGGCCTCCCCGACGCCAAGGTCACCGTCATCCCCAACGCCGTGGACATCGAGCGCTTCTCCATGGACCGGGAACGGGACGGGGAACTGGCCGCCGGCCTCGGCCTCGACGGTGCCACGGTGATCGGTTTCATTGGCTCCTTCTACGCCTATGAGGGCCTGCCGCTGCTCCTGGAGGCCCTGCCGCGGATCACCCGGGCCATCCCGGACGTGCACGTCTTGCTGGTGGGGGGCGGCCCCCAGAACGAGACCCTGCGGGCCATGGCCGCGGCGCCCGAACTCGCCGGCAAGGTCACCTTCACCGGCCGGGTGCCCCACGACCAGGTGGGACGCTACTACGATTTGGTGGACATCTTCGTCTACCCGCGCCTGTCCATGCGCCTCACCGACCTGGTCACCCCCCTGAAGCCCCTGGAGGCCATGGCCCAGGGCCGCCTGGTGGTGGCCTCGGACGTGGGCGGGCACCGGGAACTGATCCGGGACGGGGACAATGGCGGCCTGTTTCGGGCCGGGGACCCGGAGTCCCTGGCCGCCGCGGTGGCGGACCTGACCGGCCGGCGGGAGACGTGGCCGGAGATGGCGGCCCGCGCCCGCCACTTCGTGGAGGCGGAGCGCAGCTGGCCCGTCAGCGTCGCCCGCTACCCGCAGGTCTACGCGGCCGCCAGGTTCGGCTCGGCGGAAGAGGTGGACCCATGA
- a CDS encoding polysaccharide deacetylase family protein, translating into MERLSFTNTLALRGFRKALDLALRDPGRRRLSVLVYHRVLNAPDSIYAGDVDAATFRWQMGLVKEYLNPLPLPEAVERLAQGTLPPRAVSITFDDGYADNHALALPILQDLGLHATFFIATDFLNGGIMFNDAIAESVWAMAGERLDLRALGLGEYPLDTEKARQETACIIIKQLKHLDRAERDRQVEAIVTRSRARPPSLMMTDAQVRALAAAGMEVACHTKSHPILKKLQLSEAEAEIAGAREVLEGVIGEKVRLFAYPNGIPGYDYEQVHVDLIRRLGFMAAASTRWGVADRNTDRFQLPRFTPWDRTPTRFMYHMVQNYFRLVE; encoded by the coding sequence ATGGAAAGGCTCTCTTTTACCAATACCCTTGCCCTGCGCGGCTTCCGCAAGGCTCTGGACCTGGCCCTGCGGGACCCGGGACGCCGGCGTCTGTCTGTCCTGGTCTACCACCGGGTGTTGAATGCCCCTGATTCCATTTACGCCGGGGATGTGGATGCCGCCACCTTCCGGTGGCAGATGGGCCTGGTAAAGGAATATCTGAACCCCTTGCCCCTGCCCGAGGCCGTGGAGCGGTTGGCCCAGGGCACCCTTCCCCCACGGGCGGTGAGCATCACCTTCGATGACGGCTACGCCGACAACCACGCCCTTGCCCTGCCGATCCTGCAGGACCTTGGGCTGCACGCCACATTCTTCATCGCCACGGACTTCCTCAATGGCGGCATCATGTTCAACGACGCCATCGCCGAAAGTGTGTGGGCCATGGCGGGGGAGCGCCTGGACCTGCGAGCCCTCGGGTTGGGCGAGTATCCCCTCGACACCGAGAAGGCCCGCCAGGAGACCGCTTGCATCATCATCAAGCAGTTGAAGCACCTGGACCGGGCCGAGCGGGACCGGCAGGTGGAGGCCATCGTCACCCGCTCCCGGGCCCGTCCCCCGTCTCTTATGATGACCGATGCCCAAGTGCGTGCCCTGGCCGCCGCGGGCATGGAGGTGGCCTGCCATACCAAGAGCCACCCCATCCTGAAAAAACTGCAACTGTCCGAGGCTGAGGCCGAGATCGCCGGCGCTCGGGAGGTGCTGGAGGGGGTCATCGGTGAAAAGGTGCGCCTGTTCGCGTATCCCAACGGGATTCCCGGTTACGATTATGAGCAGGTGCATGTGGACCTGATCCGGCGCCTGGGATTTATGGCGGCCGCCTCCACCCGCTGGGGCGTGGCCGACCGCAACACCGACCGCTTCCAACTCCCGCGGTTCACTCCGTGGGACCGCACCCCGACAAGGTTCATGTACCACATGGTACAGAACTACTTTCGCCTGGTGGAGTGA
- a CDS encoding methyltransferase domain-containing protein: MTGQTGRGAAEETPEEIADYFRRCFVEYFEVLGVKADAVPDYLSGKTLLEYGPGDVQGVALLMLAHGASRVYCVDRFPMVALHEKNVAVLQSLLDGLEGQARQRAEAVFVAPGNPASGFAPERVTYVLQASGLLQQQDAVDLIYSRAVLEHVNDLEATFLDMARALRPGGVMIHQVDLKSHGLHRRNPLDFLTWPPFLWNAMYSHKGAPNRWRVDAYRNAAEAAGLALTTLSPTQLASQEDVAEVRPHLADILKGVSDEDLSWLGFWIVGRHR, from the coding sequence ATGACTGGCCAAACGGGGCGGGGTGCCGCAGAAGAGACGCCGGAAGAAATCGCGGACTATTTCCGGCGCTGTTTCGTTGAGTACTTCGAGGTGCTCGGCGTCAAAGCGGACGCCGTGCCCGATTACCTGTCTGGTAAGACCCTCTTGGAGTATGGCCCGGGAGATGTCCAGGGGGTTGCCCTGCTGATGCTCGCCCACGGCGCATCCCGGGTCTACTGTGTCGATCGTTTCCCCATGGTCGCCCTGCACGAGAAGAACGTGGCGGTATTGCAATCCCTGCTGGACGGACTCGAAGGGCAGGCCAGACAGCGGGCCGAAGCCGTATTCGTGGCGCCGGGCAATCCCGCCTCGGGTTTTGCCCCCGAGCGGGTGACCTACGTGTTGCAGGCCAGCGGCCTGCTCCAACAACAGGATGCCGTGGATCTGATCTATTCCCGGGCGGTGTTGGAGCACGTCAATGATCTGGAGGCTACCTTTCTCGACATGGCGCGGGCGCTGCGCCCCGGCGGTGTTATGATCCATCAGGTGGATCTGAAGAGTCACGGGCTCCATCGCCGCAACCCGCTGGACTTCCTTACCTGGCCCCCCTTTCTCTGGAATGCCATGTACAGCCACAAGGGGGCGCCCAACCGATGGCGCGTCGATGCCTACCGTAACGCTGCGGAAGCGGCCGGCCTGGCCCTGACCACCCTTTCCCCCACCCAGTTGGCCAGCCAGGAAGACGTGGCCGAGGTCCGGCCGCATCTGGCGGATATCCTCAAGGGGGTCTCCGACGAGGACCTGAGTTGGCTCGGTTTCTGGATCGTGGGTCGCCACCGGTGA
- a CDS encoding glycosyltransferase: MKVLHVVHGLPRGGLETGVVNVVNGLPGEGFRQEVCCLDQRGVMAERLRPDVPVHVLHRGRHDLRVPFKLGRLIRQVRPDVVHCRNWNAWLDTLLGCRIAGFDGQLVWSFHGFADGHHFPRRRRLASRALAAVTDHLLAVCRDSAERYAHLTGIDPARFQVVYNGVDTSRFHPREAVSALRGELGLPANTVLVTTVGSLTPVKNHLGLIEAAARHCAQSGVTATFLIVGDGALRETLRARIEALGLSDRVLLHGPSDRIPEVLAASDVFVLPSHLEGMSNAILEAMASGLPVVAFRTGGNPELVDHGHTGLLCEPGDNQALAAAISQLVEQAELRSALGSQARERASKVFSIAQMTAGYEAYYRRIAAVPGEMAVDGG; this comes from the coding sequence ATGAAGGTGTTGCACGTGGTGCATGGCCTGCCCCGGGGCGGGTTGGAGACCGGCGTGGTCAATGTGGTCAACGGGCTGCCCGGGGAGGGGTTCCGCCAGGAGGTCTGCTGCCTCGATCAGCGCGGGGTGATGGCCGAGCGCCTGCGCCCGGATGTCCCCGTACACGTGCTCCATCGGGGGCGCCACGATCTGAGGGTCCCCTTCAAGCTGGGGCGTCTTATCCGGCAGGTAAGGCCGGACGTCGTCCACTGCCGCAACTGGAATGCCTGGCTCGATACCCTGCTCGGCTGTCGGATCGCCGGCTTCGACGGCCAACTGGTGTGGAGCTTTCACGGTTTTGCCGATGGCCATCACTTCCCGCGGCGCCGGCGTCTGGCCTCCCGGGCCCTGGCGGCCGTAACGGACCACTTGCTGGCGGTATGCCGGGATAGCGCAGAACGCTACGCACACCTTACGGGTATCGATCCGGCCCGCTTCCAGGTGGTTTACAACGGCGTTGACACCTCGCGCTTTCACCCCCGCGAGGCTGTCAGCGCACTGCGCGGCGAACTCGGTCTGCCCGCAAACACCGTGTTGGTGACCACCGTGGGAAGCCTGACTCCGGTGAAAAACCATCTCGGATTGATCGAGGCAGCCGCCCGTCATTGCGCCCAGTCCGGCGTCACGGCCACCTTTCTGATCGTCGGTGACGGGGCGCTGCGGGAGACCCTGCGTGCCCGGATCGAAGCTCTCGGTCTATCCGACCGGGTGCTGCTGCACGGACCGAGCGATCGCATACCGGAGGTCCTCGCCGCCTCGGACGTATTCGTGCTGCCGAGCCACCTGGAGGGAATGAGCAACGCCATTCTGGAAGCCATGGCCTCGGGGCTGCCGGTGGTGGCCTTCCGCACCGGAGGAAACCCGGAACTGGTAGACCATGGGCATACGGGCTTGCTGTGCGAGCCCGGTGATAACCAGGCCCTGGCCGCGGCCATCAGCCAGCTGGTGGAGCAGGCCGAGTTGCGTTCCGCCCTGGGTAGCCAGGCCCGGGAACGGGCCTCCAAGGTCTTTTCCATCGCGCAGATGACCGCGGGTTATGAGGCCTATTATCGGCGGATCGCCGCAGTCCCCGGAGAGATGGCGGTCGATGGCGGGTAA
- a CDS encoding glycosyltransferase family 4 protein, producing the protein MATVADNLVRALARHMQVDVLNTVKTTPPDRSLWQGVRAQASLLWRLGALVLVRRPRVVHIHTCSFNSFWRNGLDVLVVKALFGKVILHIHGAQFHEFLAALSPGRQRLARTVFALADKVIVLGENWRRVLEPWAGARLVVLPNAVPLPEGPMGHEPGQGDAPPVVITLANYERRKGQADLIRARARLDQDCPLVVRLYGADGEPGERERLEALVAEQGLAGKVEVNGPVTGQEKDQVFAAASGFCLPSYNEGLPMAMLEAMSYGLPVLVTEVGSIPEVIHDGVNGMLFAPGQEDRLAARLRRFCTDGAALRAMGQAARATVVADYSLDSNAEKLAAIYDEVAP; encoded by the coding sequence ATGGCCACGGTCGCGGACAACCTGGTGCGGGCCCTGGCCAGGCACATGCAGGTAGACGTCCTCAACACCGTCAAGACCACGCCCCCCGACCGCAGCCTGTGGCAGGGGGTCCGCGCCCAGGCTTCGTTGCTGTGGCGGCTGGGCGCGCTGGTCCTGGTCCGCCGCCCCCGGGTCGTGCATATCCACACCTGCAGCTTCAATAGCTTCTGGCGCAACGGCCTCGATGTGCTGGTGGTCAAGGCCTTGTTCGGAAAGGTCATCCTGCACATCCACGGGGCCCAGTTCCACGAATTCCTGGCGGCCCTCTCGCCCGGGCGCCAGCGCCTTGCCCGGACGGTCTTTGCCCTTGCCGACAAGGTCATCGTCCTGGGTGAGAACTGGCGCCGCGTCCTGGAGCCCTGGGCCGGCGCCAGGCTGGTGGTTCTGCCCAACGCGGTGCCGTTGCCCGAGGGGCCCATGGGCCATGAGCCGGGGCAGGGGGACGCCCCGCCCGTGGTGATCACCCTGGCCAATTACGAACGCCGCAAAGGGCAGGCGGACTTGATCCGTGCCCGCGCCCGGTTGGACCAGGACTGTCCTCTGGTGGTGCGCCTGTACGGGGCGGACGGCGAGCCCGGCGAGCGGGAGCGCCTGGAGGCCCTGGTGGCGGAGCAGGGTCTGGCGGGCAAGGTGGAGGTCAACGGCCCGGTCACCGGGCAGGAAAAGGATCAGGTGTTCGCGGCCGCCAGCGGTTTCTGTCTCCCGTCCTACAACGAGGGCCTGCCCATGGCCATGCTCGAGGCCATGTCCTATGGCCTCCCGGTGCTGGTCACCGAGGTCGGGTCGATACCGGAGGTCATTCACGACGGGGTCAACGGTATGCTCTTCGCGCCAGGACAGGAGGATCGGCTCGCCGCCCGGTTGCGCCGCTTCTGCACCGATGGCGCTGCCTTGCGGGCCATGGGCCAGGCTGCCCGCGCGACCGTGGTCGCGGATTATTCACTGGACAGCAACGCCGAGAAGCTTGCCGCCATCTACGACGAGGTGGCCCCATGA